Proteins from a genomic interval of Asterias rubens chromosome 16, eAstRub1.3, whole genome shotgun sequence:
- the LOC117300703 gene encoding dipeptidyl peptidase 1-like, with protein sequence MPGPGLTRNILAAFCTILMGIHLGFQGGTTPLAFADTPANCSFDLIQGQWRFYIGPGGKTNKVDCSHPWKAVSRWTVTLHFPDVAVDKKGMTGFWTLIYNQGFEVVIHGRKFFGFNDYKVITKKHVISYCNVTSGWVHNSDGRDWACFRGEKVAGPGVGKPPPTYTAGELDESRLYKQNAEFIDKINEKQTSWKAGWYSRYDNITMGDLQRRAGGRKWKNAYPPPTVPNDITKAESAHLPDEFDWRNVGGVGFTPPVRDQGICGSCYAFASTALQESRYRVLTNNSIKLLLSPQEIVSCSEYAQKCEGGFPYLVAGKYGQDFGLVDDSCFPYTEYNEPCRPVTCRRFKTSDYRYIGGFYGACNADLMKIELLRNGPIAVSFEVYDDFLYYMSGIYKHTQLTDNYNPWLTTNHVVLVVGYGFSGDDPETGEKYWIVQNTWGNLWGEMGYFRIRRGTNEVNIESMAVATLPRP encoded by the exons ATGCCCGGGCCAGGGTTAACCAGGAATATCTTAGCGGCTTTCTGTACAATTCTCATGGGAATTCATCTTGGATTTCAAGGCGGAACAACTCCCTTGGCTTTCGCTGATACTCCGGCGAATTGCTCCTTTGATCTCATACAGGGTCAATGGAGGTTTTACATCGGACCG GGtgggaaaacaaacaaagtggACTGCTCGCACCCATGGAAGGCTGTTTCAAGGTGGACTGTGACGTTACATTTCCCGGATGTAGCAGTGGACAAGAAAG GTATGACGGGATTTTGGACCCTCATTTACAACCAAGGGTTCGAGGTGGTCATTCACGGCAGAAAGTTTTTCGGGTTCAACGACTACAAAGTTATCACGAAGAAACATGTCATCAGTTATTGCAACGTGACGTCGGGTTGGGTGCACAACTCCGACGGGAGGGACTGGGCCTGTTTCCGGGGTGAGAAAGTGGCCGGGCCGGGAGTGGGGAAACCCCCGCCGACCTACACGGCAGGCGAACTGGACGAGAGTCGGCTCTACAAACAGAACGCGGAGTTTATTGACA AAATTAATGAAAAGCAGACCTCTTGGAAAGCGGGATGGTACAGCCGGTATGACAACATCACAATGGGAGATCTACAGAGAAGGGCCGGCGGCAGGAAATGGAAAAACGCTTACCCGCCGCCAACGGTACCAAATGACATCACAAAAGCTG AAAGCGCCCACCTACCTGATGAGTTCGATTGGCGTAATGTGGGCGGAGTCGGCTTCACCCCTCCCGTACGGGACCAGGGCATCTGCGGATCTTGCTACGCTTTCGCCTCCACGGCCCTACAGGAGTCCAGGTACCGGGTCCTGACTAATAACTCAATCAAGCTGCTCCTCTCGCCCCAGGAGATCGTCAGCTGCTCCGAGTATGCGCAGAAGTGCGAAGGTGGCTTTCCGTATCTTGTTGCTG GTAAATACGGTCAAGATTTTGGTCTGGTGGACGATTCCTGCTTCCCGTACACGGAGTACAACGAGCCATGTCGCCCCGTAACCTGCCGTCGCTTCAAGACCTCGGACTACCGTTACATCGGCGGTTTTTACGGCGCCTGTAACGCTGATTTGATGAAAATCGAGCTACTTCGGAACGGTCCGATTGCCGTGAGCTTCGAGGTGTACGATGATTTCCTTTACTATAT GAGCGGTATCTACAAGCACACTCAGCTGACGGATAACTACAACCCATGGCTAACGACAAACCACGTGGTCCTAGTGGTCGGGTACGGCTTCTCTGGGGACGATCCCGAAACCGGGGAGAAATACTGGATTGTGCAGAACACATGGGGTAACCTGTGGGGGGAGATGGGCTACTTCCGCATCAGGAGGGGGACTAATGAGGTCAATATTGAAAGTATGGCTGTTGCTACATTGCCACGCCCATAA